The following coding sequences lie in one Trichoderma breve strain T069 chromosome 1, whole genome shotgun sequence genomic window:
- a CDS encoding transmembrane amino acid transporter protein domain-containing protein, with protein MSSPSRSGLAPDPVAMSSSPSQRPFSSSLPREEVTARLAEPVRSSSPMMRSGSPRPGFAKPEGGALGEGSSFAQGPGVSALAAALSDSLGQTPPRHGTPPARVSTPPVRPLSPSGLGRSATPTNYGSFDSRGRPGAESTVPFEDPEIIKRHLVQPSEMDNPTSEASSETGKGKQTADFGFGTTGLHEDEFSSLRLQGGDVTRGIYKWTEQAEARTRMQRSKSFDHSRPEPENDTLDINSIKVPGGFRRNHLRRNVISPSGHHEDGFGGADSPGSNRPLFTSSFLEFLSIYGHFAGEELEEDDEVLGPNEYFQSGEDNGEEEDEEPMEDSALLGPSKKKRRRKVRGGSGQNSQMNAALLLLKSFVGTGVLFLPRAYLNGGMLFSNLVLLGVALLSYYCFVLLVTTRLKVEGSFGDMGGILYGKWMRAVILASIVLSQVGFVAAYIVFTSENLQAFILAVTDCRTSISIPMLILMQMVVFLPFSLLRDIGKLGFTALIADAFILIGLAYLFYYDVLTLAAEGLADIIMFNQRDWTLFIGTAIFTFEGIGLIIPIQESMKQPEKFPKVMFLVMIIITVLFTVMGAISYAAYGSKTQTVVLLNLPQDNRMVNVVQLLYSMAILLSTPLQVFPAIRIVETELFTRSGKYNPWIKWQKNIFRFFVVMLCAAIAWGGADNLDKFVALVGNFACIPLVYIYPPLLHYKAVARSRLWRWSDIGLCIFGFIAMAYTTSLTVMSWANSEPKAPGYCDRRGP; from the exons ATGTCTTCGCCGTCAAGAAGCGGGTTAGCCCCCGATCCCGTCGCAATGTCATCCTCGCCCAGTCAGCGGCCGTTCTCGTCATCTCTGCCCCGAGAAGAAGTCACTGCCCGACTTGCCGAGCCGGTGCGATCTTCGTCGCCCATGATGAGAAGCGGTTCGCCTCGTCCCGGATTCGCAAAGCCTGAAGGCGGCGCGCTTGGCGAGGGCTCAAGCTTCGCCCAAGGTCCTGGTGTATCTGCTCTGGCCGCGGCCTTGTCCGACTCCCTGGGCCAAACGCCGCCGCGACATGGCACTCCTCCAGCCCGCGTCAGCACACCGCCGGTCCGTCCGCTGTCTCCCTCCGGCCTTGGCCGCTCTGCCACACCGACAAACTACGGCTCCTTTGACTCGAGAGGCCGCCCTGGTGCGGAGAGCACGGTGCCCTTTGAGGATCCGGAGATCATCAAGAGGCATCTGGTGCAGCCCAGCGAGATGGATAACCCCACGTCAGAGGCGTCATCAGAAACTGGCAAGGGCAAGCAGACGGCCGATTTCGGATTTGGTACTACCGGTCTGCACGAGGACGAGTTTTCGAGTCTGCGTCTGCAAGGTGGGGATGTGACACGGGGGATCTACAAGTGGACCGAGCAGGCAGAGGCCAGAACGAGAATGCAGCGAAGTAAGAGTTTCGATCATTCTAGGCCTGAGCCTGAAAACGACACCCTCgacatcaactccatcaagGTGCCGGGTGGTTTCCGAAGGAATCATCTTCGAAGAAACGTCATCAGCCCTTCTGGACACCATGAGGATGGTTTCGGAGGTGCTGATTCCCCTGGCAGCAACCGACCACTGTTCACCTCAAGCTTTCTCGAATTCCTGTCTATATACGGCCATTTTGCCGGTGAAGAgctagaagaagatgacgaggtcCTCGGCCCCAACGAATACTTCCAATCTGGCGAGGATAAtggtgaggaagaagacgaggagccCATGGAAGACAGCGCGCTGTTGGGTCCTTCGAAAAAGAAGCGCAGGAGAAAGGTGCGTGGTGGCAGCGGCCAGAACAGCCAGATGAAcgctgctctgctgctgctcaagtcCTTTGTCGGAACCggcgtcttgttcttgccGCGTGCCTACCTCAACGGTGGCATGCTCTTTAGCAACCTCGTTCTCCTCGGCGTCGCCCTGCTGAGTTACTACTGCTTCGTTCTCTTGGTCACAACGCGACTCAAGGTGGAGGGCTCGTTTGGTGACATGGGTGGTATTCTGTACGGAAAGTGGATGCGAGCCGTCATTCTGGCTTCCATCGTTCTCAGCCAGGTCGGATTCGTTGCTGCCTACATTGTGTTTACCTCGGAAAACTTGCAAGCCTTTATCTTGGCCGTGACGGATTGCCGGACATCGATCAGCATCCCCATGTTGATTCTCATGCAGATGGTTGTCTTCCTGCCCTTTTCCCTGTTGCGAGATATCGGCAAGCTTGGATTCACGGCCCTGATTGCCGACGCCTTCATCCTGATTGGACTTGCATACCTTTTCTACTACGACGTTCTGACTCTTGCCGCCGAAGGCCTTGCCGACATCATCATGTTTAACCAGCGGGACTGGACGCTCTTCATTGGAACGGCCATCTTTACCTTTGAAGGCATTGGTCTCATTATCCCCATCCAGGAATCGATGAAGCAGCCGGAAAAGTTCCCCAAAGTCATGTTCCTCGTTATGATCATCATTACCGTCCTCTTTACAGTCATGGGTGCCATTTCCTACGCCGCGTACGGCTCCAAGACGCAGACCGTCGTTCTCCTCAACCTGCCGCAAGACAACCGCATGGTCAATGTGGTGCAACTCCTCTACTCGATGGCCATTCTGTTGTCGACGCCGCTGCAGGTCTTCCCCGCCATCCGTATCGTCGAAACCGAGCTGTTTACTAGGAGCGGCAAGTACAACCCCTGGATCAAGTGGCAAAAGAAcatcttccgcttcttcgtcgtcatgtTGTGTGCTGCCATTGCCTGGGGCGGCGCCGACAACCTCGACAAGTTTGTTGCGCTCGTGGGCAACTTTGCCTGCATTCCGTTGGTCTACATTTATCCT CCCCTGCTCCACTACAAGGCAGTTGCGCGAAGCAGGCTTTGGAGGTGGTCTGACATTGGACTGTGTATCTTTGGCTTTATCGCCATGGCCTATACCACTAGCTTGACTGTCATGAGCTGGGCCAACTCGGAACCCAAGGCTCCCGGATACTGTGACCGAAGGGGCCCATAA
- a CDS encoding sucrase/ferredoxin-like domain-containing protein: MPDGLEIDRENPLNGVMAGYAEHVVVCTGKDDWVSKIEDENSGDNLAADLKELFGRGGKYTDPFHHISVINSSFPSSVPPRKEIQSTSVYLLPSFKYVPFLPRVSFDSVKALAKGFLLPEKLHPAHAGLSPVHRDRLTRKEAFQGLLPGVQDVKDILVLICGHGGRDMRCGAMGPVLRDEFEDKLERQGFNVASEAVQIGSLDGNLERVEGSSNDKVARVGLISHIGGHKFAGNVIIYIPPGHTTAGGEKHPLAGYGIWYGRVEPKHVEGIVGETVMGGRVVEDKFRGGIDAHRRILRL, encoded by the exons ATGCCGGACGGGCTGGAGATTGACCGGGAGAACCCGCTCAACGGCGTCATGGCCGGGTACGCTGAGCACGTCGTCGTGTGCACGGGTAAAGACGACTGGGTGTCCAAGATTGAGGACGAGAACAGCGGCGACAATCTTGCGGCGGATCTGAAGGAGCTGTTTGGGAGAGGGGGCAAGTATACGGAT CCGTTCCATcacatctccgtcatcaATTCCTCCTTTCCGAGCTCGGTGCCTCCCCGAAAGGAGATTCAGTCGACGTCGGTTTACTTGCTGCCCAGTTTCAAGTACGTGCCTTTCTTGCCGCGCGTGTCCTTTGACAGCGTCAAGGCACTCGCAAAGGGATTTCTGTTACCCGAGAAGCTACACCCAGCACACGCCGGGCTGTCACCCGTGCATCGCGACAGACTGACTCGAAAGGAGGCTTTTCAGGGCTTGTTGCCCGGCGTACAGGACGTGAAGGATATCCTAGTGCTGATATGTGGGCACGGCGGGAGAGATATGCGGTGCGGCGCCATGGGACCCGTGCTGAGAGACGAGTTTGAAGACAAGCTCGAGAGGCAAGGGTTCAACGTTGCGAGCGAAGCCGTTCAGATCGGGAGTCTGGATGGAAATCTGGAGAGGGTAGAGGGGAGCAGCAACGACAAGGTGGCCAGGGTTGGCCTGATTAGCCATATCGGAGGTCACAAGTTTGCGGGCAACGTGATCATCTACATTCCGCCTGGACATACGACCGCGGGGGGCGAGAAGCACCCATTGGCAGGCTATGGGATCTGGTATGGGAGGGTAGAGCCGAAACATGTGGAGGGCATTGTGGGAGAGACGGTGATGGGGGGCCGAGTTGTGGAGGACAAGTTCCGCGGGGGGATCGATGCGCATCGACGGATCCTGCGGCTGTGA
- a CDS encoding oxidoreductase FAD-binding domain-containing protein: MSSRRAVLSAARLDHFHLKTSQSLISAFSTTARTASPSTRCLRQYSTASQSQSHSRPVKKSRKIPIFITTAILGGTIYYFSSPSKPTLLNSETFIPYTITSREAISPTSFIFTISPHTPNPSLPYLTPSTSSWRYPLWSVEFKQPQVQIARHYTPLPPQESEDPADGSLRFYVRAIGGGEMSTYLSRLGVGHDVWLRGPHVGFDVTARLGAMDNIVFLAGGTGVVPAMQVAKAVLEKNPDAQVNLLWAIRKRGELQRDPSPIATQLRDMKTTYGQRLRIQVAIDEEQTQFREADLQNAISGAQDRRLLANRSITGSGCRLHDSALLELTSEFETPASVDDCKCGHGAGKNLFMVSGPDGFIAHYAGSKRWLGGQQVQGPVGGVAAQLQRRYPSLADDWLVLKL; encoded by the exons ATGTCAAGCCGGAGAGCCGTTCTTTCGGCAGCAAGACTCGACCACTTTCATCTCAAAACGTCTCAGTCTCTCATAAGCGCCTTTTCAACAACGGCGagaacagcatcaccatctaCACGATGCCTCCGCCAATATTCCACCgcttctcaatctcaatctcactCCCGTCCCGTTAAAAAATCACGCAAAatccccatcttcatcaccacagcCATCCTCGGCGGCACCATCTACTACTTCTCCTCACCCTCTAAACCCACCCTCCTCAACTCAGAAACCTTCATCCCCTACACAATAACCTCCCGAGAAGCCATTTCCCCAACATCATTCATCTTCACAATCTCGCCTCACACTCCAAATCCTTCTCTCCCGTATCTCACCCCTTCTACATCCTCGTGGCGCTACCCCCTCTGGTCCGTCGAGTTCAAGCAGCCCCAAGTCCAAATCGCCCGCCACTACACGCCTCTGCCTCCCCAAGAGTCTGAGGACCCGGCTGATGGATCTCTACGCTTCTACGTGCGCGCCATAGGAGGCGGCGAAATGTCGACTTACCTCAGCCGCCTCGGCGTCGGCCACGATGTCTGGCTGAGAGGACCTCACGTAGGCTTCGACGTCACGGCGAGGCTCGGCGCCATGGACAATatcgtcttcctcgctgGCGGCACGGGCGTCGTCCCAGCTATGCAAGTCGCCAAGGCAGTGTTGGAGAAGAACCCGGATGCACAAGTAAATCTCCTCTGGGCGATACGCAAGAGGGGGGAGCTGCAGCGG GATCCTAGCCCAATAGCAACGCAGCTGAGGGATATGAAGACGACGTATGGCCAACGACTGCGAATACAAGTCGCCATTGACGAGGAGCAGACGCAGTTCCGTGAGGCTGATCTTCAAAACGCCATCTCAGGGGCACAAGACCGACGTCTCTTAGCCAACCGTTCTATTACAGGCTCCGGATGCCGTCTACACGACTCAGCATTGTTAGAATTGACGTCCGAGTTTGAGACTCCCGCCTCGGTAGACGATTGTAAATGCGGGCATGGAGCTGGGAAAAACCTCTTCATGGTTTCAGGCCCGGATGGCTTCATTGCTCACTATGCTGGATCCAAAAGATGGCTCGGTGGCCAGCAGGTTCAAGGGCCGGTGGGCGGCGTAGCAGCTCAACTTCAGAGAAGATACCCGAGCTTGGCAGACGACTGGCTCGTCCTGAAGCTCTAG